In Cellulomonas sp. Y8, the genomic stretch CCAGGAACCCGCCCTCCTCGATGTTGTCGTACCCGACGACGGCGACCTTGTCCGGCACTGCGACCCGGTGTACGCCGAGCGTGTAGAGCGCCCCGAACGCCAGCGAGTCGTTGAAGCAGAACACCCCGTCGAAGTCGATGCCGTCGGCCAGCAGCTGCTCGATCGCGGCGGAGCCCTCGGACCGGTGGTAGTCCTTGACCTCGACCAGCAGCGCCGGGTCGAGCGGGATCCCCGCGGCGGCGAGCGCGCGCCGGTAGCCCTCGAACCGCACGTGGCCGGTGGTGTCCTCGTCGCCCTGCTGCAGGCCGACCGCGGCGATCCGCGTGCGGCCCTGCTCGATCAGGTGGCGGGTCGCGACCTCGGCCGCCGCGGCGTTGTCCGGCCCGACGTGCGCGATGGCGTCGGACGCGAGCGCCTCGCCGTGCTCGCCGATCAGCACCAGGGGGATCGTCGACCGGCGCGCCTCGGTGTCCTCGCGGGTCAGCGTCAGCGGGCTGAACACCAGGCCGTCGATGGCCGGCAGATCCTCGTTCTCGAGCATCGCGAGCTCGACCTGCCGGTTGCCCTTCGACTGCGTGACGAGGACCGTCGACCCGCGCGCCTCCGCGGCGGACACGAACTCCGACGCGAACTCCGCGAAGTACGGCTCGCGCAGGCTCGGCACGCACAGGCCGATCAGCCCGCTGTGCCCGCTGCGCAGCTGCCGCGCGGCGAGGTTCGGCCGGTACCCGAGCTCGGCGATCGTGGCGAGGATCCGCTCGCGCACGGGCGCGCTCACCCAGCCGGTGCCGTTCACCACGTTCGACACCGTCTTGGTGCTGACGCCCACCCGCTCGGCGACGTCGGCGAGCCGCACTCGCGCCATCGAGAATCCCCTCGTCATCGTGCCCCTGCGCCCGATCGGTGCCGGTTCGTCCCGGTCTGCTCGACCAGTGGAACCACCCGGCGGCGGGCTCGTCGGGCTGATCGTACCTGTGCTACGGTCCCAACGTTCAACGTCGAACTACGACGTTGAACCACCCACCCTCCCGCGCCTCGGCCGGGAGGCCTTAGTTCAACGATGACCTAGGAGAACCGCGATGCGGCAGTTCGGCGGCCGATGGGCCCCCTACCTGTACGTGGCCCCGATCGTCGTGCTGGCCGGCGCGCTCCTGTACTACACGGTCGGCTTCGCCGTCTGGGCCAGCCTGACCGACTGGAACGGCCTGACCCGGATGGACTTCATCGGGCTCGAGAACTACGAGCGCCTGTTCCAGGACCGCACGTTCTACATCGCCCTGCGGAACACGCTCGTGTTCATGGTGGCGACCGTCTTCCTGCAGACCGTCCTCGGCCTGCTGATCGCGGTCATCGCCAAGGAGCGGATGCCCGGGGCCAACTTCTTCAAGGCGATCTTCTTCCTGCCGATCGCCATGGCCCCCGCGATCATCGCGACGGTCTTCAAGTACATGTTCGAGGCGAACTACGGCTCGCTGAACGAGACGCTGCGGGCGCTCGGCGTGCTGGGCGAGAACGACTCGATCCTGTGGCTCGGCGCCGACCTCGGCGTCTGGTCGATCGTCGTCATCAACGTGTTCGCCTGGATGGGCTTCTCGATGATGGTCTACTTCAGCGGCCTGATGTCGATCCCCGACGAGCTCTACGAGGCCTCGTCCCTCGACGGCGCCGGCTGGTGGCGGCGGCTGTTCTCGATCACCGTCCCGTCGCTCAAGGGCACGACCGGCGTGCTGATCCTGCTCGGCATCGTCGGCTCGCTGAAGACCTTCGACACGGTCTGGCTCACCACCCAGGGCGGCCCCGGCGTCTCGACGCACTTCCTCAGCACGTTCCTCTACCAGGAGCGGCTCAACCGGGACGCGGGCTACTCGTCGGCCATCGGGATCTTCATCCTCGTCGCCGCGTTCGTCCTGTCCCTGGTCCAGACCCGCCTGAGCAGCAGGGAGAAGTAGTCGTGCGCAACCAGAAGACCCTCATGTGGACGGTGATGTACGCCGTCCTGTGCGTCCTCGCCGCGATGTGGATCTACCCGATCGTCATCGCGTTCGTGGAGTCGTTCAAGGTCGGCGGCGCCGGCAACTACGAGGCGGTCCTGAACCACCCGCGGTTCGACTACTGGTCGGCGATCGGGAACAGCTTCCTGCTGGCCGGCGGCTCGACGGTGATCATCGTGATCATCTCCTCGCTCGCCGGGTTCGCGTTCGCGCGGATGCGGTTCCGCGGGCGGACGTTCCTGTACCGCGCGCTGCTCGCCTGCATGGCCATCCCCGTCGCGTCCGTGGTGACCCCGCTGTTCGCGACCATGAACGACCTCGGCCTGCGCGACTCCTACGTGGGCGTGATCATCCCGCTGGTCGCGTTCAACGTGCTCGTGATGCTGCTGCTGATGAAGAACCACTTCGACGGCATCCCGGCCGAGCTGGTCGAGGCGGCCACGATCGACGGCGCCCGGCCGTTCGGCGTGTTCACGAAGATCTTCCTGCCGCTCTCCGGACCGGTGCTCGCGAACGTCTCCGTGCTGTCGTTCGTGTACTGCTGGAACGAGTACCTGCTCCCGAACCTGCTGCTGTCCTCGGAGTCGAAGTTCCCGGTGACCGCGGCCGTCGCTCTCCTGCAGTACGAGCGGATGTCCCAGGAGCAGATCGGCCAGCTGTACGCCGGCCTCGTCCTCATGACGATCCCGTCCGTGATCGTCTACCTGTTCAGCCAGCGCTACCTGCAGTCGGGCCTCACGGCCGGCGCGGTGAAGAGCTGACGCTCCTTTCCTTTCCCAGCGCCGCACCCACGCGGCGCGCTGACCTGCAGTTCAACGTCGAACCCCTCAGGAGAACCGATGCGCACCACCCGCACCTCCCGGCGTTTCCTCCTCGCCGGGGCGGCCACCGCCTCCGCGGCCCTGCTCCTCGCCGGCTGCGGCTCGGGCGGCGACGACGGCGTGGCCGACGACGGCTCCGTCACCCTCGTCTACCGGTCGTGGATCCCGACCGTCGACCAGGCCGCCGACATCATCGACGCCTTCGAGGCCGAGAACCCCGACATCACCATCCAGTACGAGGGTGCCGAGGGCGCCGGCGACTACCTGGGCGAGCTCGACAACCTGATCCTGGCCGGCGAGGTGCCGGACATCTACGGCATCCAGGTCGGCTCGGCGTTCGACGACTACGCCGACTACGCGCTCGACACCGAGGAGTACGCGAGCGAGTGGATCGACGGCATCAAGCCCGAGCTGCTCGACTCGGTCACCACCTCCGACGGCGTCGTCGCCGCGGTGCCGATCCTCACCGCCGGCTCCGAGTTCTACCTCTACAACCAGACGCTGTTCGACGAGCTCGGCCTCGAGCTGCCGACCGACTACGAGTCGCTGCTCGCCGTGTCCGAGGCCGCCCGCGCCGCCGGCTACACGCCGTTCGCGATGGGGGCCGCCGACGCGTGGCACGCGGACGACTTCTTCGTCTGGCTGAGCACGCAGTTCGGCGACGGCGAGGCGATCTACGAGGCCGCGTCGGGCGAGGGCTCGTGGGACGCGGAGCCGCTGGTCGCCGCGGCCGAGCGCTGGGCGGAGCTCTTCAACAACGGCGTCTTCCAGGAGGGAGCGACGTCGACGACCATCTACCCGTCGGCCCGCGACGACTACCTGCTCGCCCGCAAGGCGCTCGCCATGCCGACCGGCTCGTGGCACGTGTCGGCCACCCTGTCCGGCAACGCCGAGACCCCGGGCTCCGCGGTCGCGGACGACGTGCTCGGCATGGCGCCGATGCCGACCCTCGGCGACAACGAGGCCAAGGCCGTCTCCGGCGTCGACTACTCCATCGCGCTGAGCGCCGAGCTCGAGGGCCCGAAGCTCGAGGCCGCGCAGAAGTTCGCGGAGTTCCTGGCCGTCGGCGAGGGCCAGCAGATCTGGGTCAACACGATGCAGGGCTTCCCGGCCGCGGAGGGTGTGTCCGCCGAGCTGTCGGCCGACGAGAACCCGGTCGCGCTGGAGTCCGTGCAGATCGTCACCGACGCGCTCGCCGACGCGGAGTTCCCGCGGAAGCTCACCTCGGAGAACGACGGCCTGGAGAACGACCTCGGGGTCGTGCTGCAGAACATCGCGAACGGCGCGGACCCGGCCACGGAGCTCGCGACGCTGAACATGTGAGCGCGTTCCGTGCGTGACGACGGCCCGGGGTCCCTGTGTGCTGGGGCCCCGGGCTGCCGTTTTGTCTGTCCTGTGAACCAGTGGAGGGAACTGCGATGAAGCACACCTGGCGATGGTTCGGCCCCGCCGACCCGATCACCCTGGCCGAGGTCCGGCAGACCGGCGCGACCGGGATCGTGACCGCGCTGCACCACATCCCGAACGGTTCCGTGTGGCCCGTTGACGAGATCCGCGCGCGGCAGGCCGAGATCGAGGCGGCCGGGCTGTCGTGGGACGTGGTGGAGAGCGTGCCGGTGCACGAGGACATCAAGACGGGCGGGCCGCTGGCTTCGGCGGCGGTGGAGGCGTACCAGGAGACGCTGCGGAACCTGGCCGCGTGCGGGCTCGACGTCGTCTGCTACAACTTCATGCCCGTCCTGGACTGGACGCGGACCGACCTGTCCTACGAGATGCCGGACGGGGCGCTGGCATTGCGGTTCGACGCGGTGGCGCTGGCGGCGTTCGACCTGTTCGACCTGGCGCGGCCGGGGGCTGCGGGGGACTGGACGGCGGCGCAGGCCGAGGCGGCTGCGCTTCTGTGGGACGGGCTCGACGATGGGGCGCGGGCGCGGCTGCGTTCGACGATCCTGGCCGGCCTGCCGGGGGCCGAGGAGCACTACGACCTCGGGCGGTTCCGGGAGGCGCTGGCGACGTACGACGACGTGCCGGCGTCGGTGCTGCGGGCGCGGCTGGGGTCGTTCCTCTCGGCGGTCATCCCGGTGGCCGAGGAGGTCGGCGTGCGGATGGCGATCCACCCGGACGACCCGCCGCGGCCGATGTTCGGGCTGCCGCGGGTGGTGTCGACGGCGTCGGATGCTGCTGCGGTGCTGGAGGCGGCGCCGTCGGAGTTCAACGGGCTGACGATGTGCGTCGGGTCGTACGGGTCACGGGCGGACAACGACGTCGTGGAGATGACGCTGCGGTTCGCGTCGCGGATCCACTTCGCGCACCTGCGGTCGGTGAGGCTGGACGCGGATGGGGCGTCGTTCACGGAGGCGGCGCACCTGGACGGGGACGCGGACATGGTGGCGGTGATCTCGGAGCTGGTGGCTGAGGAGGCTCGGCGGGGGCCTGGTGCCGCGCCGATCCCGATGCGGCCGGACCACGGGCACGTGCTGCTGGACGACCGGGCGCGGGTGACGAACCCGGGGTACTCGCTGTACGGGCGGATGCGGGGGCTGGCGGAGCTGCGGGGGGTGGAGCGGGCGGTGCGGACGGCGACTCGATGACCGAGCGGAGTCGGCTCCGGGCGACTTACCGTCCATACGGCGTATGGGGACCGACGAGGAGTCTTCTCGGCCTCGGTGCGCACTCGCCAGCGAGGTCGTAATGGATCCGGCCACGAGAACGGCTGGAACCGATACGATCCGGCCATGACGGTTTCACTCATCGAGCGGGTGCGGGACGACGTGGTGCGGTTTGCGGACCGTGGAACCGCAGTCGAGTACGCGACAACGGCCGAGGGTGTCGAGTTGTCATGGACTTTTCGTGATCGACGCCTCAAGGCAAACATCCTCGACGTCGATGAAGCGACGCCGGCCATCAGCTTCTGCGGCGACTTGCTGACGTACCAGCAGTTCCTTGCCCATCGGTACATGGGTAACCTGGAGAAGGTGGCACGCCAGATGCTTGGGGATTCTCCCGACCGATCTCGTGTGTTCGTCGATCCGCCCATTCGATCCACCGACGAAAATGGCCGACCGCAACTCCTTACCGGATCTCAGGCGATCTTGGAGCTCACGGAGCCGAGGGGCGATTCCACACGCCTTCTGTTCCTGATGGGCGATCCGGGTGTGGGGAAGAGCTACCTGTTGGAAGAGGTTGCTAGGCAAGCGGCCACTGACTTCCTCTCCGGCACCGCCGAGCATCTCTTCCTCATTGTCAGCGCAAAGGACCGAGCGCTCGTGCAGATGAGCGACGCGATCACGTCCGTTCTGGCCAATGACCTCGACGTCGGATATATCAATTATAGCCGACTCGTCGTATTGGTCCGCGCGCGCCTCATTCGCCTTGTGGTGGACGGATTTGACGAGATGGTCGGGGGGCAGGGGACGTACGCCGAAGCGTTCGGTTCGCTTGCTTCGCTGATCGATCAACTCGACGGCTCGGGATCCCTTGTGGCTGCTGCTCGGTCGTCATACTACGAGCAAAAGTTCATAGACGAGGTTGACCGGCTGGACTCCGAGAAGGTTGCTGCCACGCTGGCGTTCGAGCCAGCGGAGGTGATCGACTGGTCGTTCGACGACATCTCGATTTATCTCGATCGTGTCGTCGAAGCGGGTGTGATCCCGAGTCAACGCGCGGAGTCGCTCAAGCATTTCTACCGCGATCTGCCAGGCGAGCGTGAGGTGCTCAAGAAGCCGCTCTTTGTCAATCAGATGGCGCTTTCGGGTGACGCCCTCCCGCCACTAACTGGGCCTGACGATCCGATCGAATCGCTGGTTGATTCCTACATCCGTCGAGAAGTTGAAAGCAAGATTGCAGTCGGAGAGCGCGACAAGATTGGACTCGGCGAGTTCGCCGGGTTTCTTCAGGAGCTCGCACGGACGATGTGGACACAGGAGACGACATTCCTCTCCCAGACCGAAGTCGATGAGGTCGCGGAGATCTGGGCGGAGATGCTCGAGTTCACCGAAGAGGGGCGCGGGGCTTTCCGCGAAATTGCGGTCTCGCGGGCGTGCTTGCAGGCGGGACCGCGCCCCCACACGGTGGCGTTCGAGCACGAACTCTTCCAGAACGTGTTCTTGGGGCGCGAGGTTTCGGCGGTGCTCTTTCAAGATTCCGGGAGTGAGCTGTTCGGGATCCCGGAGCGTCGCATCCCGATCGACAGCGGAGCTGTTGCTGCGCGCCGTCTCCTCAAGACCATGTCACGACAGGACTTGGTCGACGGGATGGTCGATATGCCGCTTCCGCTGTTGCGTGCCTCGATCGTGTCGGAAGTGATGTGCGCGCGCCAACAATCTGATGAGTCTCGTCTCGACGTCCGCGATATCTACCTCGGCGATGTGGCAATGAAGCGACGATCCGTTGTCTCATGCGACATGCAGCGTGTCACATTTGATAGCACGGATCTGCAGGGCACGGTATTCGTTGACTGCACGGCGGAGGATGTCTCATTCACTTCCGTGACGCTTACCGAGTATACGCGTCTGGAGATACGAGGCGCAGAATGCGAGAATTTCGCTCGGCTTCGGTACATGCATCGAGACGGGCGCACGGTTCTGGAGCCGGGTACGAGTGACCAAGGTCGTCGGTTGCTTGCTGCGTGTGGCCTGCCTGCAGCGGCTGCGCCGGAGTTCGTGATCGAAGCCCCGCCAGTGGTAACGCGTGCCCTGCAATCTCTGAGGCGGCACTTCGACCGGTCCTCGATCCTCCACGGCGGCGTAGACAGCGAGTTGGATCGCCTTGGGCGTGGTGTGCGAGACGTCGTTGAGGCCTTGGACGACAACGGCCTAGTCGCGAGAGTAAACGTTTCGTCAGCGGGTACGTCTTCATTGGCTTTTCGGCCACAGGAAGGGCTAGCTGCTGCTCTCGCGCTCAGTGCCAATCTTGATCACCTTTCCAGCGACTTGCGTGGTCGTGTGATCGATTTTTGGGCGGCGATCGACGTCAACATCGTCGAGGTTGGCCGGTGAGTCCGCTGACCGCGCGCGAACTGCGGGGAATTCGTTTCGGTAAAGGGCTCACGGAAGCACAAGGGGTCGACGCGGACCCGGTTTCGTACTGGAACTCGGGCGCGGCCGTTGATGTTCTCGATGGTGAGTATCTCGTCGTAACAGGGTCTAAAGGCGTGGGCAAGTCCCGATTGCTTCTCGATCTCCAACAACAAGAGTTGGCTCGGGGTGCCACTGTGGTGACTATCGCAAACTCGGTTGAGTTCTCTGACCCCATTGTCCTCGAAGCCCTCGCCGGTTTGGAAGGGGCGGCCGCGCAAGCCGTATGGGAAATGCTGATTCTTGGCTGGTGTGTCCGCGATCTGAACATCACCGTCCCGAAAAAGCTGCAAGCCGATGGAGCCCGATTCGCCTCCCCGGTTGGAAGGCGAAGGAACTCGCTCGCGAGTCTCGTCAAAGCGCTCCGTGTCGAGATGCAATTCGACGATCAGGGGCAACCTGTTTTCGGGCTAGGAGCCGGTGATCTCTCGAATGACGATCCTTCTGAGGACGTTCTTTCCGGATTGATAGCTTACTGTGCTGAACTGAG encodes the following:
- a CDS encoding LacI family DNA-binding transcriptional regulator, with translation MTRGFSMARVRLADVAERVGVSTKTVSNVVNGTGWVSAPVRERILATIAELGYRPNLAARQLRSGHSGLIGLCVPSLREPYFAEFASEFVSAAEARGSTVLVTQSKGNRQVELAMLENEDLPAIDGLVFSPLTLTREDTEARRSTIPLVLIGEHGEALASDAIAHVGPDNAAAAEVATRHLIEQGRTRIAAVGLQQGDEDTTGHVRFEGYRRALAAAGIPLDPALLVEVKDYHRSEGSAAIEQLLADGIDFDGVFCFNDSLAFGALYTLGVHRVAVPDKVAVVGYDNIEEGGFLVPPLTTIDPGLATSTGLILDLLIGARKGEGGHIGTPFSLVER
- a CDS encoding carbohydrate ABC transporter permease — translated: MRQFGGRWAPYLYVAPIVVLAGALLYYTVGFAVWASLTDWNGLTRMDFIGLENYERLFQDRTFYIALRNTLVFMVATVFLQTVLGLLIAVIAKERMPGANFFKAIFFLPIAMAPAIIATVFKYMFEANYGSLNETLRALGVLGENDSILWLGADLGVWSIVVINVFAWMGFSMMVYFSGLMSIPDELYEASSLDGAGWWRRLFSITVPSLKGTTGVLILLGIVGSLKTFDTVWLTTQGGPGVSTHFLSTFLYQERLNRDAGYSSAIGIFILVAAFVLSLVQTRLSSREK
- a CDS encoding carbohydrate ABC transporter permease; the encoded protein is MRNQKTLMWTVMYAVLCVLAAMWIYPIVIAFVESFKVGGAGNYEAVLNHPRFDYWSAIGNSFLLAGGSTVIIVIISSLAGFAFARMRFRGRTFLYRALLACMAIPVASVVTPLFATMNDLGLRDSYVGVIIPLVAFNVLVMLLLMKNHFDGIPAELVEAATIDGARPFGVFTKIFLPLSGPVLANVSVLSFVYCWNEYLLPNLLLSSESKFPVTAAVALLQYERMSQEQIGQLYAGLVLMTIPSVIVYLFSQRYLQSGLTAGAVKS
- a CDS encoding ABC transporter substrate-binding protein, coding for MRTTRTSRRFLLAGAATASAALLLAGCGSGGDDGVADDGSVTLVYRSWIPTVDQAADIIDAFEAENPDITIQYEGAEGAGDYLGELDNLILAGEVPDIYGIQVGSAFDDYADYALDTEEYASEWIDGIKPELLDSVTTSDGVVAAVPILTAGSEFYLYNQTLFDELGLELPTDYESLLAVSEAARAAGYTPFAMGAADAWHADDFFVWLSTQFGDGEAIYEAASGEGSWDAEPLVAAAERWAELFNNGVFQEGATSTTIYPSARDDYLLARKALAMPTGSWHVSATLSGNAETPGSAVADDVLGMAPMPTLGDNEAKAVSGVDYSIALSAELEGPKLEAAQKFAEFLAVGEGQQIWVNTMQGFPAAEGVSAELSADENPVALESVQIVTDALADAEFPRKLTSENDGLENDLGVVLQNIANGADPATELATLNM
- the uxuA gene encoding mannonate dehydratase codes for the protein MKHTWRWFGPADPITLAEVRQTGATGIVTALHHIPNGSVWPVDEIRARQAEIEAAGLSWDVVESVPVHEDIKTGGPLASAAVEAYQETLRNLAACGLDVVCYNFMPVLDWTRTDLSYEMPDGALALRFDAVALAAFDLFDLARPGAAGDWTAAQAEAAALLWDGLDDGARARLRSTILAGLPGAEEHYDLGRFREALATYDDVPASVLRARLGSFLSAVIPVAEEVGVRMAIHPDDPPRPMFGLPRVVSTASDAAAVLEAAPSEFNGLTMCVGSYGSRADNDVVEMTLRFASRIHFAHLRSVRLDADGASFTEAAHLDGDADMVAVISELVAEEARRGPGAAPIPMRPDHGHVLLDDRARVTNPGYSLYGRMRGLAELRGVERAVRTATR
- a CDS encoding NACHT domain-containing NTPase — translated: MTVSLIERVRDDVVRFADRGTAVEYATTAEGVELSWTFRDRRLKANILDVDEATPAISFCGDLLTYQQFLAHRYMGNLEKVARQMLGDSPDRSRVFVDPPIRSTDENGRPQLLTGSQAILELTEPRGDSTRLLFLMGDPGVGKSYLLEEVARQAATDFLSGTAEHLFLIVSAKDRALVQMSDAITSVLANDLDVGYINYSRLVVLVRARLIRLVVDGFDEMVGGQGTYAEAFGSLASLIDQLDGSGSLVAAARSSYYEQKFIDEVDRLDSEKVAATLAFEPAEVIDWSFDDISIYLDRVVEAGVIPSQRAESLKHFYRDLPGEREVLKKPLFVNQMALSGDALPPLTGPDDPIESLVDSYIRREVESKIAVGERDKIGLGEFAGFLQELARTMWTQETTFLSQTEVDEVAEIWAEMLEFTEEGRGAFREIAVSRACLQAGPRPHTVAFEHELFQNVFLGREVSAVLFQDSGSELFGIPERRIPIDSGAVAARRLLKTMSRQDLVDGMVDMPLPLLRASIVSEVMCARQQSDESRLDVRDIYLGDVAMKRRSVVSCDMQRVTFDSTDLQGTVFVDCTAEDVSFTSVTLTEYTRLEIRGAECENFARLRYMHRDGRTVLEPGTSDQGRRLLAACGLPAAAAPEFVIEAPPVVTRALQSLRRHFDRSSILHGGVDSELDRLGRGVRDVVEALDDNGLVARVNVSSAGTSSLAFRPQEGLAAALALSANLDHLSSDLRGRVIDFWAAIDVNIVEVGR